A DNA window from Pseudorasbora parva isolate DD20220531a chromosome 5, ASM2467924v1, whole genome shotgun sequence contains the following coding sequences:
- the si:dkey-10c21.1 gene encoding uncharacterized protein si:dkey-10c21.1 isoform X2: MVKQSGSQVTSKISASNGSHVFSPIIAGSTVGSLQMNIGPSGRSNVPANFQKPERDSERRKIQDHQKFLKANTSQLVQKVKNIDPIIDDLILGLHNEAIANVRANPTRQQKMRELLDCVNCESIAKDLVEALFKHEESLMKELQY, translated from the exons ATGGTGAAACAATCAGGAAGCCAAGTAACAA GTAAAATCTCTGCATCTAATGGCAGCCATGTGTTTTCGCCTATCATTGCTGGTTCAACTGTAGGCTCACTTCAAATGAATATTGGACCATCTGGCAGATCAAATGTGCCGGCAAATT TCCAGAAACCTGAAAGAGACtctgaaagaagaaaaataCAAG ATCATCAAAAGTTTCTAAAAGCAAACACCAGTCAGTTGGTTCAAAAGGTGAAGAACATTGACCCGATTATTgatgatcttattcttggcttGCACAATGAAGCAATTGCAAACGTGAGAGCGAATCCGACCCGGCAGCAGAAGATGAGGGAACTGCTTGACTGTGTGAATTGTGAAAGCATTGCTAAAGATCTGGTCGAGGCTTTGTTCAAGCATGAAGAATCTCTCATGAAGGAACTGCAATACTAA
- the si:dkey-10c21.1 gene encoding uncharacterized protein si:dkey-10c21.1 isoform X1, whose translation MDKVILKNKPKLINWLKSDSIHILQYVQAKEMITTSEYEKLMSMTVPMEVVIKLLDIILGKGENVCRDFLNLLKDDDVNEIFPELKKWIKTVDTSESAVMVKQSGSQVTSKISASNGSHVFSPIIAGSTVGSLQMNIGPSGRSNVPANFQKPERDSERRKIQDHQKFLKANTSQLVQKVKNIDPIIDDLILGLHNEAIANVRANPTRQQKMRELLDCVNCESIAKDLVEALFKHEESLMKELQY comes from the exons ATGGAtaaagtaattttaaaaaacaaacctaAGCTAATCAATTGGCTTAAATCGGATTCGATTCATATTTTGCAATATGTTCAAGCTAAAGAAATGATAACAACGTCGGAGTACGAAAAACTGATGTCTATGACAGTTCCCATGGAGGTCGTTATCAAACTTCTGGACATAATCCTTGGAAAGGGTGAAAATGTGTGTCGAGATTTTTTGAATTTGCTGAAAGACGATGATGTGAATGAAATTTTTCCTGAACTCAAAAAATGGATCAAAACAGTAGACACTTCAG AGTCAGCAGTCATGGTGAAACAATCAGGAAGCCAAGTAACAA GTAAAATCTCTGCATCTAATGGCAGCCATGTGTTTTCGCCTATCATTGCTGGTTCAACTGTAGGCTCACTTCAAATGAATATTGGACCATCTGGCAGATCAAATGTGCCGGCAAATT TCCAGAAACCTGAAAGAGACtctgaaagaagaaaaataCAAG ATCATCAAAAGTTTCTAAAAGCAAACACCAGTCAGTTGGTTCAAAAGGTGAAGAACATTGACCCGATTATTgatgatcttattcttggcttGCACAATGAAGCAATTGCAAACGTGAGAGCGAATCCGACCCGGCAGCAGAAGATGAGGGAACTGCTTGACTGTGTGAATTGTGAAAGCATTGCTAAAGATCTGGTCGAGGCTTTGTTCAAGCATGAAGAATCTCTCATGAAGGAACTGCAATACTAA